The following coding sequences are from one Pseudonocardia sp. HH130630-07 window:
- the egtC gene encoding ergothioneine biosynthesis protein EgtC, translating into MCRHLAHLGPPRTLAALLLEPEHGLLAQSYAPADMRGGGTINADGFGVGWYPPATAGGPAGPVRVRSAKPMWADPSFAALAGATSSGAVLAAVRSATVGMPVVETAAAPFTGDRWLFSHNGVVRGWPGSLAALAGRLPVTDLLTLDAPTDAAVLWALVRHRLATGADPADVLAGVCADVERDAPGSRLNLLLTDGGTVWATAWRHALAVRSAAGATTVASEPTHAFPDWTQVPDRHLVIARPGRHELYPVAPHRRREGEQ; encoded by the coding sequence GTGTGCCGGCACCTGGCACATCTCGGTCCCCCGCGCACGCTGGCCGCGCTCCTGCTCGAACCGGAGCACGGGCTGCTCGCGCAGTCCTACGCCCCGGCCGACATGCGGGGCGGCGGCACGATCAACGCCGACGGGTTCGGCGTGGGCTGGTACCCGCCCGCCACCGCCGGCGGCCCGGCCGGGCCGGTCCGGGTCCGCTCGGCGAAGCCGATGTGGGCGGATCCGTCGTTCGCCGCGCTGGCCGGGGCGACGTCGTCGGGGGCGGTGCTGGCGGCGGTCCGCTCGGCGACGGTCGGCATGCCGGTGGTGGAGACGGCCGCCGCCCCGTTCACCGGGGACCGGTGGCTGTTCAGCCACAACGGCGTCGTCCGGGGGTGGCCGGGGTCGCTCGCGGCGCTCGCCGGCAGGCTGCCGGTCACCGACCTGCTGACCCTGGACGCCCCGACCGACGCCGCGGTGCTGTGGGCGCTGGTGCGCCACCGGCTCGCCACCGGTGCCGATCCCGCGGACGTGCTCGCCGGGGTGTGCGCCGACGTCGAGCGGGACGCACCCGGATCACGGCTCAACCTGCTGCTGACCGACGGCGGCACGGTGTGGGCGACCGCGTGGCGGCACGCGCTGGCCGTCCGTTCGGCCGCCGGGGCGACGACCGTCGCGTCCGAACCCACGCACGCGTTCCCCGACTGGACTCAGGTGCCCGACCGGCACCTGGTGATCGCCCGACCGGGCCGTCACGAGCTGTACCCGGTGGCACCCCACCGGCGACGCGAAGGAGAGCAGTGA
- the egtD gene encoding L-histidine N(alpha)-methyltransferase: MSAAGGTGTTRLDVHFTNSDARADLRADVARGLTAVPKELPPKWFYDARGSELFERITDLPEYYPFRTERALLADSVADIARSSGADTVVELGSGSSTKTRLLLDAFLAAGTLRRYVPQDVSESALQGAIEELHREYPDLTLHGVVGDFTTDLARLPGADPGGRRMIAFLGGTIGNLLPGPRHAFLTHVREILAPGEQLLLGTGLVTDPAVMVPAYDDADGITADFNRNVLRVLNRELGADFDVAAFDHVAHWDPANSWIEMRLRAARDLRVRVAELDLEVAFDAGEELVTEVSAKFRPEAIDEFATAAGFTTTRRWTDPDERFALSLLTAG, from the coding sequence GTGTCCGCGGCGGGCGGAACCGGCACCACCCGGCTCGACGTCCATTTCACGAACTCCGACGCCAGGGCGGACCTGCGCGCCGACGTGGCCCGCGGGCTCACCGCGGTACCCAAGGAGCTCCCGCCGAAGTGGTTCTACGACGCGCGGGGCTCGGAGCTGTTCGAACGGATCACCGACCTGCCGGAGTACTACCCGTTCCGGACCGAGCGGGCGCTGCTGGCCGACTCGGTCGCCGACATCGCGCGCTCGTCCGGGGCGGACACGGTCGTCGAGCTGGGGTCGGGGTCCTCGACCAAGACCCGGCTGCTGCTCGACGCCTTCCTCGCCGCGGGGACGCTGCGCCGCTACGTCCCGCAGGACGTCAGCGAGTCCGCCCTGCAGGGTGCGATCGAGGAGCTGCACCGGGAGTACCCCGACCTGACACTGCACGGTGTCGTCGGCGACTTCACCACCGACCTGGCCCGGCTCCCCGGCGCGGATCCGGGCGGGCGGCGGATGATCGCCTTCCTCGGCGGGACGATCGGCAACCTGCTCCCGGGTCCGCGGCACGCGTTCCTCACCCACGTGCGGGAGATCCTCGCGCCGGGGGAGCAGTTGCTGCTCGGGACCGGCCTGGTCACCGATCCCGCGGTGATGGTGCCCGCCTACGACGACGCCGACGGCATCACCGCGGACTTCAACCGCAACGTCCTGCGGGTGCTCAACCGGGAGCTGGGGGCGGACTTCGACGTGGCGGCGTTCGACCACGTCGCGCACTGGGACCCCGCCAACTCGTGGATCGAGATGCGCCTGCGCGCGGCCCGCGACCTGCGGGTGCGGGTCGCCGAGCTGGACCTGGAGGTCGCGTTCGACGCGGGCGAGGAGCTGGTGACCGAGGTGTCGGCGAAGTTCCGGCCGGAGGCGATCGACGAGTTCGCGACCGCGGCCGGGTTCACGACGACCCGGCGGTGGACCGATCCCGACGAGCGGTTCGCACTGAGCCTGCTCACCGCCGGCTGA
- a CDS encoding serine hydrolase domain-containing protein, producing MTAADTSTGRRVLAGMLAGALLCGALGALLAPVPASPGPATSGDPALAERLRGLAGEGRHGLVAAVVDGGSVRAAGIGDDGNGAPLDTTTPFEIGSVTKTVTGAVLADLEQRGVVRGTDRVRDVAPQRSWGRVGEVTLAELASHRSGLPVDSGGFANLLARYGNGLLGTAPERRTPDEVFAAADGADLGPRGQDVYSNLGVALLGQLLAERTSTPYPQLVERVVTGPLGMASTVLPDARPAGAALGHGRQDRPLHAWISPGDAPAGIGVWSTVDDLVRYVGALDDPGSAVAAAARPRFDSDQGRMGYGWETLEGDGRTFLWKNGGSGGISTSVLAEPGRDRAVVVFGNSDRGVDRIALALLEAPDLFGGGSDGPDLTGWLQLALAVVFPVYAGLAVLVTARGGWLRRGPFRLPELVGALGWAVFFLTVAWSRGEIGWAVLPFWVLGCAVLGAGLGLAVARRDDVEPGDRDWRGAVLAVLVGAGTLTAVVVAAALA from the coding sequence ATGACCGCTGCGGACACCTCGACCGGCCGGCGTGTCCTGGCGGGCATGCTGGCCGGTGCTCTCCTGTGCGGGGCGCTCGGTGCCCTGCTCGCCCCCGTCCCCGCGAGTCCCGGGCCGGCCACCAGCGGCGACCCGGCGCTGGCCGAGCGCCTGCGCGGGCTCGCGGGGGAGGGCCGGCACGGCCTGGTGGCCGCGGTGGTCGACGGCGGGAGCGTGCGGGCGGCCGGCATCGGGGACGACGGGAACGGCGCTCCGCTGGACACCACGACGCCGTTCGAGATCGGGTCGGTCACCAAGACGGTGACCGGCGCGGTGCTGGCCGACCTGGAGCAGCGGGGCGTCGTGCGCGGCACCGACCGGGTCCGCGACGTCGCGCCACAGCGGTCGTGGGGCCGGGTCGGCGAGGTGACCCTCGCCGAGCTGGCGTCACACCGCTCCGGCCTGCCGGTCGACTCCGGCGGGTTCGCGAACCTGCTGGCCCGCTACGGCAACGGCCTGCTCGGCACCGCACCGGAGCGGCGCACGCCCGACGAGGTGTTCGCGGCGGCCGACGGCGCCGACCTCGGACCGCGCGGGCAGGACGTCTACTCCAACCTCGGCGTCGCCCTGCTCGGCCAGCTGCTGGCCGAGCGGACGTCGACGCCGTACCCGCAGCTGGTCGAGCGGGTCGTGACCGGCCCGCTCGGGATGGCTTCGACGGTGCTGCCGGACGCCCGCCCGGCCGGTGCCGCGCTCGGCCACGGCCGGCAGGACCGGCCGCTGCACGCCTGGATCAGCCCCGGCGACGCGCCGGCCGGGATCGGGGTGTGGTCCACGGTGGACGATCTCGTCCGCTACGTCGGCGCGCTGGACGACCCGGGGTCCGCGGTGGCCGCGGCGGCCCGGCCGCGGTTCGACTCCGACCAGGGCCGGATGGGGTACGGCTGGGAGACCCTGGAGGGCGACGGGCGGACGTTCCTCTGGAAGAACGGCGGCTCCGGCGGCATCTCGACGTCGGTGCTGGCCGAACCGGGCCGGGACCGCGCGGTCGTCGTCTTCGGCAACTCCGACCGTGGTGTGGACCGGATCGCGCTCGCGCTGCTGGAGGCGCCGGACCTGTTCGGCGGCGGGTCCGACGGCCCGGACCTGACCGGCTGGCTGCAGCTCGCGCTGGCCGTGGTGTTCCCGGTGTACGCCGGGCTCGCCGTGCTCGTCACCGCGCGCGGGGGCTGGTTGCGCCGCGGCCCGTTCCGGCTCCCGGAGCTGGTCGGAGCCCTCGGCTGGGCGGTGTTCTTCCTGACGGTCGCCTGGAGCCGGGGCGAGATCGGGTGGGCCGTGCTGCCGTTCTGGGTGCTGGGGTGCGCGGTGCTCGGCGCCGGCCTGGGGCTCGCCGTGGCCCGCCGCGACGACGTCGAACCCGGGGACCGCGACTGGCGGGGCGCCGTGCTCGCCGTGCTCGTCGGCGCGGGCACGCTGACGGCGGTGGTCGTGGCGGCGGCGCTCGCCTGA
- a CDS encoding AraC family transcriptional regulator, with protein sequence MSRSGLPVHAPDLPGAAVVVSRIPLDRGHVFGEHSHPAHQLAWAARGVLRIGLGATSWVLTPGRALWIPAGVPHVTTATEASAMRGVYLWPDRVPDGGDEPAVLGVDPLLAALIDHLADTGLDPGERRRAEAVLFDRLRPARDAGGPGTAVRLVWPRDPRARRVADALAADPADPRDLAAWGRLTGAGERTLSRLFRAETGLGPGRWRAQLRVRAALELLGSGLPVATVARRVGYATPSAFVAAFRRATGVTPPAARGSTR encoded by the coding sequence GTGTCGCGTTCCGGCCTCCCGGTCCACGCGCCGGACCTCCCCGGCGCGGCGGTCGTCGTGTCCCGGATCCCGCTGGACCGCGGGCACGTGTTCGGCGAGCACAGCCATCCCGCGCACCAGCTCGCCTGGGCCGCCCGCGGGGTGCTGCGGATCGGGCTGGGTGCGACCAGCTGGGTGCTCACGCCGGGCCGGGCGCTGTGGATCCCGGCCGGCGTCCCGCACGTGACGACGGCGACCGAGGCGTCCGCGATGCGCGGGGTCTACCTGTGGCCGGACCGGGTACCGGACGGCGGGGACGAGCCCGCCGTGCTCGGCGTCGATCCGCTGCTCGCCGCGCTGATCGACCACCTCGCCGACACCGGCCTGGACCCCGGCGAGCGCCGGCGGGCCGAGGCCGTCCTGTTCGACCGGCTCCGACCGGCCCGCGACGCCGGTGGCCCCGGCACCGCGGTCCGCCTGGTGTGGCCGCGCGATCCGCGGGCCCGCCGGGTGGCCGACGCGCTCGCGGCCGATCCCGCCGACCCGCGCGACCTCGCCGCCTGGGGACGGCTGACCGGGGCCGGCGAACGCACGCTGTCCCGGCTGTTCCGGGCCGAGACCGGGCTCGGCCCGGGCCGCTGGCGGGCCCAGCTCCGGGTCCGGGCCGCACTGGAGCTGCTCGGATCGGGCCTCCCGGTCGCGACGGTCGCCCGCCGGGTCGGCTACGCCACCCCCAGCGCGTTCGTGGCCGCGTTCCGCAGGGCCACCGGGGTCACCCCGCCGGCCGCCCGCGGCAGCACCCGCTGA
- a CDS encoding class I SAM-dependent methyltransferase, with the protein MAMNVLHQRICRSDSWADRMHGTTLPWATRDVELDGEVLEIGPGYGVTTRWLAPRAGALTALEVDPVLAADLRDGLGRELGVDIRHGDGAALPFPDGSFDAVVCFTMLHHVPTPAEQDRLFAEAARVLRPGGTFAGIDSRLSLRFRLIHVGDTMTVVDPAGLPDRLSAAGLAAPATELGQRSFRFRAARPS; encoded by the coding sequence ATGGCGATGAACGTGCTCCACCAGCGGATCTGCCGCTCCGACTCGTGGGCGGACCGGATGCACGGCACGACGCTCCCGTGGGCCACCCGCGACGTCGAGCTCGACGGCGAGGTGCTCGAGATCGGCCCGGGCTACGGCGTCACCACCCGGTGGCTGGCGCCCCGCGCCGGAGCGCTCACCGCGCTCGAGGTCGATCCGGTGCTGGCCGCCGACCTGCGCGACGGCCTGGGCCGGGAGCTGGGGGTCGACATCCGGCACGGCGACGGTGCGGCGCTGCCGTTCCCGGACGGGAGCTTCGACGCCGTCGTCTGCTTCACGATGCTGCACCACGTCCCGACCCCGGCGGAGCAGGACCGGCTGTTCGCCGAGGCGGCCAGGGTGCTGCGGCCCGGCGGGACGTTCGCCGGGATCGACTCGCGGCTGTCGCTGCGGTTCCGGCTGATCCACGTCGGCGACACCATGACCGTGGTCGACCCGGCCGGGCTGCCGGACCGCCTCTCGGCCGCCGGGCTGGCGGCACCGGCCACCGAGCTGGGACAGCGATCCTTCCGGTTCCGGGCCGCCCGGCCGTCCTGA
- a CDS encoding cupin domain-containing protein yields MSTDRRHDGVRVIQRDALDPSGTDVPGGCRAGALAVRPAAGTGPHRHGDLEDVFYVVRGRARMTWGENREFAAEAGPGAFISVPPFVPRQQINALDDEPLECVLTRSGQAPIVVSLDVDGVAEPGTGPTDGRAHPGR; encoded by the coding sequence ATGTCCACCGACCGGCGCCACGACGGCGTCCGCGTGATCCAGCGCGACGCGCTCGACCCGAGCGGCACCGACGTCCCCGGCGGGTGCCGGGCCGGGGCGCTCGCCGTCCGTCCGGCGGCCGGTACCGGGCCGCACCGGCACGGTGACCTGGAGGACGTGTTCTACGTGGTCCGTGGCCGGGCCCGGATGACCTGGGGGGAGAACCGCGAGTTCGCCGCCGAGGCCGGCCCCGGTGCGTTCATCTCGGTCCCGCCGTTCGTGCCGCGCCAGCAGATCAACGCGCTCGACGACGAGCCGCTGGAGTGCGTGCTGACCCGGTCCGGGCAGGCCCCGATCGTCGTGAGCCTGGACGTCGACGGCGTCGCCGAGCCCGGCACCGGGCCCACGGACGGCCGCGCGCACCCTGGCCGGTGA
- a CDS encoding reverse transcriptase family protein has product MAPGAQVVAALARQGRWDTVSLTDRLAVASGWSGPEEIAGVVGHLVGRWRREPTVPDDLFAAQVAELLALPRRHLRVGAPPEPVWRWPVARWTDVAMVARGLHLDEGELAWFADTGGWLRHVPDGPLGHYRRRWTASRPGTPRLIEAPAPRLAELQRRLLRRVLDRIPVHPAAHGYVPGRGPRTLALLHAARPMVLRLDLEGFFSHVTGARIAGLLRTAGYPEAVATTLAGLLVTATPPAVLRACPPAADPQPRRRLLDRLAAPHLPQGAPTSPAVANLLTHRLDRRLSGLAAAVGARYGRYADDLVLSGAANLPVHGLAARVAAIAREEGFRVRPGKTRIAPAHHRQRVTGLVVNSGSPAASRRDYDDLRALLHNAARTGPAAQNRAGHPAFREHLAGRIAWVGGGRPRRAEVLRSLFDAICWD; this is encoded by the coding sequence GTGGCCCCGGGCGCGCAGGTCGTCGCGGCGCTCGCCCGGCAGGGCCGGTGGGACACGGTGTCGCTCACCGACCGGCTCGCCGTGGCCTCCGGCTGGTCCGGGCCGGAGGAGATCGCGGGCGTCGTCGGGCACCTCGTCGGCCGCTGGCGGCGGGAACCGACGGTGCCCGACGACCTGTTCGCCGCGCAGGTGGCCGAACTGCTCGCGCTGCCCCGCAGGCACCTGCGGGTCGGTGCGCCACCGGAGCCGGTGTGGCGCTGGCCGGTGGCGCGGTGGACCGACGTCGCGATGGTGGCGCGCGGCCTGCACCTCGACGAGGGAGAGCTGGCCTGGTTCGCCGACACCGGCGGCTGGCTCCGGCACGTTCCGGACGGGCCGCTGGGTCACTACCGGCGGCGCTGGACGGCGTCCCGGCCGGGCACCCCACGGCTGATCGAGGCTCCGGCCCCGCGACTCGCCGAGCTGCAGCGCAGGCTGCTCCGGCGGGTGCTCGACCGGATCCCGGTGCACCCGGCCGCCCACGGGTACGTCCCGGGCCGCGGCCCGCGCACCCTCGCGCTGCTGCACGCCGCGCGGCCGATGGTGCTGCGGCTGGACCTGGAGGGCTTCTTCAGCCACGTCACCGGGGCTCGGATCGCCGGTCTGCTGCGCACGGCGGGGTATCCGGAGGCCGTGGCCACCACCCTCGCCGGGCTGCTCGTGACCGCGACCCCGCCGGCCGTGCTCCGGGCCTGCCCGCCCGCGGCCGATCCGCAGCCGCGCCGCCGCCTGCTCGACCGGCTCGCCGCGCCGCACCTCCCGCAGGGCGCACCCACCTCGCCCGCCGTCGCGAACCTGCTCACGCACCGGCTGGACCGGCGGCTCAGTGGTCTCGCCGCCGCCGTCGGGGCACGGTACGGCCGCTACGCCGACGATCTCGTCCTCAGCGGTGCCGCGAACCTCCCGGTGCACGGTCTCGCCGCCCGGGTCGCGGCGATCGCCCGCGAGGAGGGGTTCCGGGTCCGGCCCGGCAAGACCCGGATCGCGCCGGCCCACCACCGGCAGCGGGTGACCGGTCTGGTGGTGAACTCGGGCTCGCCCGCGGCGTCCCGGCGGGACTACGACGACCTGCGGGCCCTGCTGCACAACGCGGCCCGGACCGGTCCCGCGGCGCAGAACCGGGCCGGGCACCCGGCGTTCCGGGAGCACCTGGCCGGCCGGATCGCCTGGGTCGGCGGCGGCCGGCCCAGGCGGGCGGAGGTGCTGAGATCGCTGTTCGACGCGATCTGCTGGGACTAG
- a CDS encoding MDR family MFS transporter, producing MEITGSEPAARTGPRATESESTAVPLVIWLLAASAFVMILNETIMSVALPVLVQDLSITVGTAQWLTSGFLLVMAVVIPMTGYLLDRFSPRHIFLAAMTLFVLGTLVCALAPGFAVLMLGRIIQASGTAVMLPLLMTTAVRLIPPQRRGATMGTVSLAIGVAPAIGPTVSGIILTSLSWRWMFGIVLPIALLALVAGARRLESTRRGPAAPLDLPSVVLSALAFGGLLFGISSIGESVNGEAPIAPWIPIVVGALSLVLFVLRQVRLQREDRALLDLRAFTHRRFTVSLVLIVLSMMGLIGSFVLLPLYLQNVLHASTFVTGLAILPGGLTMAVLGTVVGRLYDRFGARPLVIPGTALVAIAQWLFTTLGATSAVWVVVAIHLVLMMVGVAFILTPVMSDALGNLPSSLDSHGSAILSTLQQFGGAVGTALFTTVTVAASASVSTGVDAGGTQAAFVCAAVVATAAVGVALAVRRRSGAARPVSVGVH from the coding sequence ATGGAGATCACCGGTTCCGAGCCGGCGGCCAGGACCGGACCCCGCGCGACGGAGTCCGAGTCGACGGCGGTGCCGCTGGTCATCTGGCTGCTGGCCGCCTCGGCGTTCGTGATGATCCTGAACGAGACCATCATGAGCGTCGCGCTCCCGGTCCTGGTCCAGGACCTCTCGATCACCGTGGGCACCGCCCAGTGGCTGACCAGCGGGTTCCTGCTCGTGATGGCGGTGGTCATCCCGATGACCGGCTACCTGCTCGACCGTTTCAGCCCGCGGCACATCTTCCTGGCCGCGATGACGCTGTTCGTGCTCGGGACGCTGGTCTGCGCGCTCGCGCCGGGCTTCGCGGTGCTGATGCTCGGCCGGATCATCCAGGCGTCGGGCACCGCGGTGATGCTCCCGCTGCTGATGACCACGGCCGTCCGGCTCATCCCGCCGCAGCGCCGTGGCGCGACGATGGGCACGGTCTCCCTCGCGATCGGCGTCGCACCCGCCATCGGCCCGACCGTCTCCGGCATCATCCTGACCTCGCTGAGCTGGCGCTGGATGTTCGGGATCGTCCTGCCGATCGCGCTGCTCGCGCTCGTCGCGGGCGCCCGCAGGCTCGAGTCGACCCGGCGGGGCCCGGCCGCTCCCCTGGACCTGCCCTCGGTCGTGCTCTCCGCCCTCGCCTTCGGCGGCCTGTTGTTCGGCATCAGCAGCATCGGCGAGTCGGTCAACGGTGAGGCCCCGATCGCGCCGTGGATCCCGATCGTCGTCGGTGCTCTCTCCCTGGTCCTGTTCGTGCTGCGTCAGGTCCGCCTGCAGCGCGAGGACCGGGCACTGCTCGATCTCCGGGCCTTCACCCACCGCCGGTTCACCGTGTCGCTGGTCCTCATCGTGCTCAGCATGATGGGACTGATCGGCTCGTTCGTCCTGCTCCCGCTCTACCTGCAGAACGTGCTGCACGCGTCGACGTTCGTCACCGGTCTGGCGATCCTGCCGGGCGGGCTCACGATGGCGGTGCTGGGAACGGTCGTCGGGCGGCTCTACGACCGGTTCGGCGCGCGCCCGCTCGTCATCCCGGGGACGGCGCTCGTCGCGATCGCGCAGTGGCTGTTCACCACGCTCGGCGCGACGTCCGCGGTGTGGGTGGTCGTCGCGATCCACCTGGTGCTGATGATGGTCGGGGTGGCCTTCATCCTCACGCCGGTCATGTCCGACGCGCTGGGGAACCTGCCGTCGTCACTCGACTCGCACGGCAGCGCGATCCTCAGCACCCTGCAGCAGTTCGGTGGCGCGGTCGGGACCGCGCTGTTCACCACGGTCACCGTCGCCGCGTCGGCCTCGGTGTCCACCGGGGTGGACGCCGGTGGCACGCAGGCCGCGTTCGTCTGCGCCGCCGTCGTCGCCACCGCCGCCGTCGGGGTGGCCCTGGCGGTCCGGCGCCGGAGCGGGGCCGCCCGGCCCGTGTCGGTCGGCGTGCACTAG
- a CDS encoding TetR/AcrR family transcriptional regulator translates to MASDASRPPVALRQDAQRNRRRILDVAREVFTEQGLDAPLVEITRRAGIGDGTLYRRFPTRADLHDALREDSRESLERIHQEIESIEDGWTALVTTFERACELTVADRALGELFAIENAGDDCAERRRHDRSHRLIDDVVARAHRQGAVHPDLTSGDVHIAITALTVLIPAMEAVTPGAWRRQLTFVLNGLRPTGAPAPPDVPAITAAQHGEIVERLFHRRR, encoded by the coding sequence GTGGCCAGCGACGCATCACGTCCACCGGTGGCGCTGCGACAGGACGCGCAGCGCAACCGGCGCCGCATCCTCGACGTGGCCCGCGAGGTCTTCACCGAGCAGGGGCTGGACGCACCCCTGGTCGAGATCACCCGGCGGGCCGGGATCGGGGACGGCACGCTCTACCGCCGGTTCCCGACCAGGGCCGACCTGCACGACGCGCTGCGCGAGGACTCCCGGGAGTCGCTGGAGCGGATCCACCAGGAGATCGAGTCGATCGAGGACGGGTGGACCGCGCTCGTCACCACGTTCGAGCGGGCGTGTGAGCTCACGGTCGCCGACCGCGCCCTCGGCGAGCTGTTCGCGATCGAGAACGCCGGCGACGACTGCGCCGAGCGGCGCCGGCACGACCGGTCCCACCGGCTGATCGACGACGTGGTGGCCCGCGCCCACCGGCAGGGCGCGGTGCACCCGGACCTGACGTCGGGGGACGTGCACATCGCCATCACCGCGCTGACGGTCCTGATCCCGGCGATGGAGGCGGTGACGCCGGGGGCGTGGCGCCGGCAGCTGACGTTCGTCCTGAACGGGCTGCGGCCCACCGGCGCCCCGGCACCGCCCGACGTGCCGGCGATCACGGCGGCGCAGCACGGCGAGATCGTGGAGCGCCTCTTCCACCGGCGCCGCTGA
- a CDS encoding MFS transporter: MLAGLVPVIATELGVPPLAAGSLTSAFAAGMVVGAPSMALVARRWPARPTLTAFLALFVLAHVVGALTPSFGVLLATRIVAALANAGFLAVALAVAVRIAPAGRTARATATLLAGTTLALVVGVPAGAAVGHALGWRATFWAVAAVATVALLAVPAGVPRETGTTGTTPGVGRELIALRRAPVVAALVAGALVNGGTFAAHTYLASVLDAAGVPVPAGLAVFGVGAFAGVTVAARFADARPRGLVTTGLVVLVLGWTTLATADGAIRILLLGPVAAAAFAVGSTLVARTLALATGAPALAGGTATAALNLGATLGPLLGGAALAVAGPAGPLWAALGLVLLAVPVAGPALGERRSAADGS, translated from the coding sequence ATGCTCGCCGGCCTGGTACCGGTGATCGCCACCGAGCTCGGTGTCCCTCCGCTCGCGGCCGGGTCGCTGACCTCGGCCTTCGCCGCCGGAATGGTCGTCGGGGCCCCCTCGATGGCCCTGGTCGCCCGCCGGTGGCCCGCGCGCCCCACGCTGACCGCGTTCCTCGCACTGTTCGTGCTCGCCCACGTGGTGGGGGCGTTGACCCCCTCGTTCGGCGTGCTGCTCGCGACCCGGATCGTCGCGGCGCTGGCGAACGCGGGGTTCCTCGCCGTGGCCCTCGCCGTCGCCGTGCGGATCGCACCGGCCGGCCGGACCGCGCGGGCGACCGCGACCCTGCTCGCGGGCACGACCTTGGCCCTGGTGGTGGGGGTACCGGCGGGTGCGGCGGTCGGCCACGCCCTCGGGTGGCGGGCCACGTTCTGGGCCGTCGCCGCGGTCGCCACCGTCGCGCTCCTCGCGGTCCCGGCCGGGGTGCCGCGCGAGACGGGGACGACCGGCACCACGCCCGGCGTCGGGCGGGAGCTGATCGCCCTGCGGCGCGCACCGGTGGTCGCGGCACTGGTCGCCGGTGCGCTGGTCAACGGCGGCACGTTCGCCGCCCACACCTACCTGGCCTCGGTCCTTGACGCGGCCGGCGTTCCGGTCCCGGCGGGACTCGCCGTGTTCGGCGTCGGGGCGTTCGCCGGGGTCACGGTGGCCGCACGGTTCGCGGACGCCCGTCCCCGCGGGCTCGTCACGACCGGGCTCGTGGTCCTGGTGCTCGGCTGGACCACGCTCGCGACGGCGGACGGCGCGATCCGGATCCTGCTGCTCGGACCGGTCGCGGCCGCCGCGTTCGCCGTCGGCTCCACGCTCGTCGCGCGAACGCTGGCCCTGGCGACCGGCGCCCCGGCCCTGGCCGGTGGGACGGCGACGGCGGCGCTCAACCTCGGCGCGACGCTCGGACCGCTGCTGGGCGGGGCGGCTCTGGCCGTCGCCGGGCCGGCCGGGCCGCTGTGGGCCGCGCTCGGGCTGGTGCTGCTCGCGGTCCCGGTCGCCGGCCCGGCACTCGGCGAGCGCAGATCGGCAGCGGACGGCTCCTGA
- a CDS encoding NUDIX hydrolase: MTDDDPALAAARAWLAAAHADPGRAPAWMAPLLTGLASAGAGDISRNDHPADHVDARQSAVLVLLYRDDDGPGVVLQRRARRLRHHPGEISFPGGRRDDGDSDPAGTALREAVEETALDPAGVDVVALLPRLVLLSGFHVTGVLAHWHSPGPLAPADPRETEAVLRVPLAALADPAHRIRLQAGDGAWRGPGFRIGPDVVWGFTGEVLDAVLRLGGWHRPWPPGPELDLADLLRR, encoded by the coding sequence GTGACCGACGACGACCCGGCACTCGCCGCGGCCCGCGCCTGGCTGGCCGCCGCCCATGCCGACCCCGGCCGGGCCCCGGCCTGGATGGCTCCGCTGCTGACCGGCCTCGCGTCGGCCGGGGCCGGCGACATCAGCCGCAACGACCATCCGGCCGACCACGTCGACGCCCGCCAGTCGGCGGTGCTCGTCCTGCTCTACCGGGACGACGACGGGCCCGGTGTCGTCCTGCAGCGCCGGGCCCGCCGGTTGCGCCACCACCCGGGCGAGATCTCCTTCCCCGGCGGCCGGCGCGACGACGGCGACTCCGACCCGGCGGGGACCGCGCTGCGGGAGGCCGTGGAGGAGACCGCGCTCGATCCGGCCGGGGTGGACGTCGTCGCGCTGCTGCCCCGGCTCGTCCTGCTCAGCGGCTTCCACGTGACCGGGGTGCTCGCACACTGGCACTCCCCCGGCCCGCTGGCCCCCGCCGATCCGCGGGAGACCGAGGCGGTGCTGCGGGTCCCGCTCGCCGCGCTCGCCGATCCGGCGCACCGGATCCGGTTGCAGGCGGGCGACGGCGCCTGGCGCGGACCCGGTTTCCGGATCGGCCCGGACGTGGTCTGGGGCTTCACCGGTGAGGTCCTCGACGCCGTGCTGCGGCTCGGCGGCTGGCACCGGCCGTGGCCGCCGGGCCCGGAGCTGGACCTGGCCGATCTCCTCCGGCGCTGA
- a CDS encoding VOC family protein yields the protein MTCTFNHTIVAARDRTVSAEFYRHVLEAADAPSWGPFTNLMLDGGVLIQFADLPADAFPEIQPQHYAFLVDDELFDRAYARLVADGVEHWADPHGRRPGEINHGHGGRGVYFRDPAGHGLEILTRPYL from the coding sequence ATGACCTGCACGTTCAACCACACCATCGTCGCCGCCCGGGATCGCACGGTGTCGGCGGAGTTCTACCGGCACGTCCTGGAGGCGGCCGACGCCCCGTCCTGGGGGCCGTTCACCAACCTGATGCTCGACGGCGGCGTCCTCATCCAGTTCGCCGACCTGCCGGCGGACGCGTTCCCGGAGATCCAGCCGCAGCACTACGCCTTCCTCGTCGACGACGAGCTGTTCGACCGGGCGTACGCACGGCTGGTGGCCGACGGCGTCGAGCACTGGGCCGATCCGCACGGCCGCCGGCCCGGCGAGATCAACCACGGGCACGGCGGGCGCGGGGTCTACTTCCGCGACCCGGCCGGGCACGGCCTGGAGATCCTGACCCGGCCGTACCTGTAG